From Fusarium fujikuroi IMI 58289 draft genome, chromosome FFUJ_chr07, a single genomic window includes:
- a CDS encoding related to dipeptidyl aminopeptidase B, which translates to MVAKLLATLLALAPLGLAIDPPRQPHQPVGEGDRLLTFNETSPSAKLRPTTMSVEWSSAGQDGNYIVLSDDGDLVLEDIVSEKTTKFVTADKLPKDLHEYWISSDAKRVLVSSNYTKQYRYSYFADYFILDVESGESEPLVKDQVGDIQYAQFAPSGEAVVFVRGNNLYIRDGEGKVEQITTDGGPDMFHGVPDWVYEEEIYGGRSALWWSPDAKFLAFLSFNETGVGTFTIPYYMDNQKLAPTYPRELDLRYPKVGSKNPTVELNILDLSDREYKPVPVDAFEPEELIIGEVAWVTKDHSSLIYRAFNRVQDHDAHVVVNPETLKSKTVRERDGSDGWLEHTLSISFVGPLSAKKKDAYYVDVSDEDGWNHIYLYPVNGGKAIQLTSGKWEVSTILNIDTAKKLVYFQASKRHSTERHVYKVSWETKKITPLVDDKSPGYWSASFSSSGGYYILHYQGPDVPYQELYTTNTTSKPVRTLVDNKAFYKNITQYSLPNITYFELKHPDGYSLNVMQQLPVNFDPAKKYPVLFTPYGGPNSQRVAKSFQSLGWKSYISSDPELQYIVYTVDNRGTAMQGRKYRSLVTSQFGKLEPLDQIWAAEQLIKRYSFINADKIGMWGWSYGGYLTAKTVEADSGVFSFGLITAPVSDWRFYDSMYTERYMKTLDENNDGYLETAVHKVDGFKNIAGSFSILHGTGDDNVHYQHAAAMIDLLVGAGVSPEKMKMFAFTDSDHSIVYNGASPWIYKYLTARLYDEVKRQPKAKALTHQWHKRRVEIVA; encoded by the coding sequence ATGGTCGCGAAATTACTGGCCACTCTTTTGGCGCTTGCCCCGTTGGGTCTGGCGATCGATCCTCCTCGACAGCCGCATCAACCTGTTGGTGAGGGGGATCGCCTACTCACTTTCAATGAGACGAGTCCGAGCGCAAAATTGAGACCTACTACTATGAGTGTAGAGTGGTCATCCGCTGGACAAGACGGAAACTATATTGTTCTCAGCGACGATGgcgatcttgttcttgaagacatcGTCAGCGAAAAGACAACAAAGTTCGTCACAGCCGACAAACTCCCCAAAGATCTTCACGAGTACTGGATCAGCAGCGACGCAAAGCGCGTTCTTGTGTCGTCAAACTACACCAAGCAATATCGCTACTCGTATTTCGCAGACTATTTCATTCTTGACGTTGAGTCTGGCGAGAGTGAGCCTCTTGTGAAAGACCAGGTTGGCGATATTCAGTACGCGCAGTTTGCGCCGAGTGGAGAAGCCGTTGTGTTCGTGCGGGGCAACAATCTCTACATCCGTGATGGCGAGGGCAAGGTCGAACAGATTACCACTGATGGTGGACCGGATATGTTTCACGGTGTGCCTGATTGGGTGTACGAGGAGGAGATCTACGGTGGACGCTCGGCGCTTTGGTGGTCGCCTGATGCAAAGTTTCTTGCGTTTCTGAGCTTCAACGAGACTGGCGTTGGTACCTTCACCATTCCCTACTACATGGATAACCAGAAGCTTGCGCCTACCTACCCACGTGAACTGGACCTCCGATACCCCAAGGTTGGATCCAAGAACCCTACTGTCGAGCTTAACATTCTTGATCTTTCGGATCGCGAGTACAAGCCTGTTCCTGTTGATGCTTTTGAGCCCGAGGAACTCATCATCGGTGAAGTCGCGTGGGTCACCAAAGATCACAGCTCCCTTATCTACCGCGCTTTCAACCGTGTTCAAGACCATGATGCTCACGTCGTCGTCAACCCTGAGACCCTCAAGTCAAAGACCGTTCGCGAGCGAGACGGAAGCGATGGATGGCTTGAGCATactctctccatctccttcgtTGGTCCTCTGagtgccaagaagaaggatgcttACTACGTTGATGTGTCGGACGAGGATGGTTGGAACCATATCTACTTGTACCCTGTCAACGGCGGAAAGGCCATTCAGCTTACTTCTGGAAAATGGGAGGTTTCGACtatcctcaacatcgacaccgccaagaagcttgtttACTTCCAAGCTTCGAAGCGACACTCTACTGAGCGACATGTCTACAAGGTCTCGTGGGAGACTAAGAAGATTACTCCTCTCGTTGATGACAAGAGTCCCGGTTACTGGTCTGCGTCGTTCTCGTCCAGCGGTGGCTACTACATTCTTCACTACCAGGGCCCCGATGTTCCGTACCAGGAGCtttacaccaccaacaccaccagcaaGCCCGTCCGCACTCTCGTTGACAACAAAGCTTTCTACAAGAACATCACTCAGTACAGCCTTCCCAACATCACATACTTTGAGCTCAAGCACCCTGATGGTTACTCCTTGAACGTGATGCAGCAGCTCCCCGTCAACTTCGACCCCGCAAAGAAGTACCCCGTTCTTTTCACTCCCTACGGCGGACCCAACTCCCAGCGCGTCGCCAAATCTTTCCAGTCTCTAGGATGGAAGTCTTACATCTCGTCTGATCCTGAACTTCAGTACATTGTCTACACTGTGGATAACCGCGGAACCGCCATGCAAGGCCGCAAGTACCGATCGCTCGTTACATCTCAATTCGGAAAACTTGAGCCGCTTGATCAGATCTGGGCTGCAGAACAGCTCATCAAGAGATACAGTTTCATCAACGCTGATAAGATTGGAATGTGGGGATGGTCGTATGGTGGATATCTCACAGCCAAGACGGTCGAGGCAGACTCTGGGGTGTTTAGCTTCGGTCTCATCACTGCTCCTGTATCGGACTGGCGCTTCTATGATTCCATGTACACGGAGCGATACATGAAGACACTTGACGAGAACAACGATGGATATCTCGAGACGGCAGTCCACAAAGTCGATGGTTTCAAGAACATCGCCGGCAGTTTCAGTATCCTCCATGGTACTGGTGATGACAACGTTCACTACCAACATGCCGCTGCCAtgattgatcttcttgtcggaGCTGGTGTTTCGcctgagaagatgaagatgtttgCGTTCACGGATAGTGATCACAGCATTGTGTACAATGGCGCTTCGCCTTGGATCTACAAGTATCTTACTGCCAGGTTGTACGATGAGGTTAAGAGACagcccaaggccaaggcacTGACGCACCAGTGGCACAAGAGACGGGTCGAGATTGTAGCGTAA
- a CDS encoding related to small s protein: MSGAEAAIAGIGFLCNAMQIVTFGRDILQVYRQVRDKSNPDPKLEAYLKSAKTCFDDMNSSALATFQVLPLTRDQQQIIEIGKKLEDTISQLQSKFSQLHIDDSSRRGFRGKIDIGRKTLASLWEGKELESLEVNLKRYESLLHGVVLHRICNQSQAAEISSKQSFHQLNTNLQSVITQLADGRTWMSELSIELLETRNRITQEHETTRAAINTGFTDTQGTLLSFQDSMSQEFQDMAQRDQNKTFEQEHNQLLQSLRFPDMRSRENHISENCPGTFDWVFKNSIYCSFQQREEKTGGVGDMIDSSELDNAARLFGLNRFPAWLKSDARQFWVSGKPASGKSSLMKFLATHPFTSQLLQAQHSNIQILTHYFWKPGQPLQKNIEGMTRSLLHQVLQKDRLLAQRLWAEQPNVQDKRDRGDWDMNELKKALCWAINSSGNTFCIFLDGLDEAKEFEDLPWGDNQNTQIIYDLLGLSNIKFCASSREENPFCRFFAGQPCLRTHQLNRNDIYHFARNRLEVSGLSYNDRSRLLSTVVRKANGVFLWVVLAVKSLNQAIRSGGANEFEERLAQTPSDLHDLLVYMWNRPGDDAKLSTYGIDASRFFNLALTAIDIDKELWRHRGTYLPLHSMRSLLVMTIAQEDNPFTSILREGREIHAEELQARCARMMP; the protein is encoded by the exons ATGTCCGGAGCCGAGGCCGCGATCGCTGGCATAGGATTTCtctgcaatgcaatgcagatCGTCACTTTCGGTAGAGATATCCTACAAGTTTACCGTCAAGTTCGGGATAAAAGTAATCCTGACCCAAAATTGGAGGCCTATCTCAAAAGCGCAAAAACTTGCTTCGACGATATGAACAGCTCGGCCTTGGCAACCTTTCAGGTTCTGCCGTTGACCCGAGACCAACAGCAGATAATTGAGATtggcaagaagcttgaagacaCCATATCCCAGCTGCAATCAAAATTCTCCCAGCTTCACATTGATGATTCGTCTAGACGTGGATTCCGCGGGAAGATCGATATAGGCAGAAAAACTTTGGCATCTCTATGGGAAGGAAAGGAGCTCGAAAGTCTTGAGGTAAACCTCAAAAGATACGAGAGCCTTCTTCATGGTGTCGTGCTACATCGTATATGCAACCAGTCTCAGGCGGCAGAAATCAGTTCGAAACAGTCCTTTCAccaactcaacaccaacctaCAATCAGTCATCACACAACTAGCAGATGGCCGCACATGGATGTCTGAACTTTCAATCGAGTTACTGGAGACAAGGAACCGAATTACCCAAGAGCATGAAACAACACGTGCAGCTATCAACACAGGCTTCACTGATACACAGGGCACCCTTTTGAGTTTCCAAGACTCAATGTCTCAAGAATTTCAGGATATGGCCCAACGTGATCAGAACAAAACGTTCGAGCAAGAACACAACCAATTACTCCAAAGCCTCCGATTTCCTGATATGAGGAGCCGCGAAAATCACATATCTGAAAACTGTCCTGGTACCTTTGATTGGGTCTTCAAAAACTCCATTTACTGCAGCTTtcagcaaagagaagaaaagactggCGGTGTTGGTGATATGATAGATTCCTCAGAGTTGGACAATGCAGCAAGACTATTCGGCCTCAACCGCTTTCCTGCCTGGTTAAAGTCGGATGCCCGCCAATTTTGGGTCAGCGGAAAGCCGGCTTCTGGAAAGAGCTCGCTAATGAAATTCCTTGCGACCCATCCCTTCACATCGCAGCTTCTGCAAGCCCAGCATAGCAACATACAAATTCTCACTCACTATTTCTGGAAGCCAGGGCAGCCGCTACAGAAGAACATAGAAGGCATGACGCGttctctccttcatcaaGTTCTTCAAAAAGATCGTCTTCTCGCCCAGCGGCTATGGGCCGAGCAGCCGAATGTTCAGGATAAGCGAGATCGTGGAGATTGGGATATGAATGAGCTAAAGAAGGCACTATGCTGGGCGATCAACTCTTCAGGAAACACTTTCTGCATCTTCCTCGATGGGCTGGACGAGGCAAAAGAATTCGAGGATTTACCGTGGGGTGACAATCAGAATACCCAAATTATTTATGACTTACTCGGTCTCAGTAATATCAAGTTCTGTGCATCCAGCAGGGAAGAGAATCCTTTCTGCCGCTTCTTCGCAGGGCAACCCTGCCTCAGAACCCATCAGCTTAATCGGAACGATATCTACCATTTTGCGAGGAATAGACTAGAAGTATCTGGTCTAAGCTATAATGATCGATCTCGACTTCTATCGACAGTTGTACGGAAAGCAAACGGCGTGTTCCTCTGGGTCGTCTTAGCTGTCAAGAGCCTCAATCAGGCAATACGTTCAGGTGGTGCCAACGAATTTGAGGAGCGACTCGCACAGACGCCATCAGATCTACACGACCTCTTGGTCTATATGTGGAATCGCCCCGGAGATGATGCCAAGTTGTCAACTTACGGAATCGATgcttctcgcttcttcaaTCTAGCTCTTACCGCAATCGACATCGACAAGGAACTCTGGCGCCATCGCGGCACTTATTTACCTCTCCACTCGATGCGCTCGTTGCTCGTTATGACTATAGCCCAGGAGGATAATCCATTCACGTCAATATTAAGAGAAGGCCGAGAAATCCATGCAGAAGAACTTCAAGCTAGATGTGCGAGG ATGATGCCCTAG
- a CDS encoding probable arabinogalactan endo-1,4-beta-galactosidase: MVLFRFLAFLSYCSVALALTYKGVDWSSVLLEEQKGIQYTAGGSAQPLEKILAANGVNSVRQRVWVNPSNGDYNLDYNLKLAKRAKAAGLSVYLTLHFSDTWADPGHQAIPSGWPTDIDNLSWRLYNYTQQVSNAFQSAGVPPAIMSIGNEITAGLLFPTGSTKSYYNIGRLLNSAAYGIKDSSISPKPKIMIHLDKGWDWGTQEYFYTQVLNQKGLTLGAFDAMGVSYYPFYGSGATFSALETSLTNMANKWGKQIFVSELDWPTSCPSPAQPFPSDMKNIPFSADGQTQFIKKVASIVSKVKGGAGLYYWEPAWMNNQALGSSCPSNTLFSWPGKALSSLSVFKSI; encoded by the coding sequence ATGGTACTCTTTCGGTTTCTGGCATTTCTGTCCTACTGCTCAGTCGCTTTGGCTTTGACCTATAAGGGCGTCGACTGGTCTTCCGTTCTGCTCGAGGAACAAAAGGGCATTCAATACACTGCCGGCGGTTCCGCTCAACCTCTTGAGAAAATCCTTGCGGCCAATGGCGTCAACTCAGTCCGCCAGCGAGTCTGGGTGAACCCATCTAACGGCGACTACAACCTCGACTACAACctcaagctcgccaagcGTGCCAAAGCTGCGGGCCTGAGCGTCTACCTAACTCTTCACTTCAGCGACACCTGGGCTGATCCTGGTCATCAGGCTATTCCCTCTGGATGGCCTACCGATATCGATAACCTGTCCTGGAGACTGTACAACTACACTCAGCAGGTCTCCAATGCTTTCCAATCTGCTGGTGTTCCTCCTGCGATTATGTCTATTGGAAATGAGATCACTGCTGGTCTTCTCTTCCCCACTGGCTCGACCAAGTCTTACTACAACATCGGCCGTCTTCTCAACTCTGCGGCTTACGGTATCAAGGACTCTTCCATCAGccccaagcccaagatcaTGATTCATCTCGACAAGGGCTGGGACTGGGGTACACAAGAATACTTCTACACGCAAGTCCTCAACCAAAAGGGCCTTACGCTCGGTGCCTTTGATGCCATGGGTGTTTCATACTACCCCTTTTACGGATCGGGCGCTACTTTCTCTGCGCTTGAGACTTCACTCACCAACATGGCAAACAAATGGGGCAAGCAGATCTTCGTCAGCGAGCTTGACTGGCCTACGTCTTGCCCTTCGCCCGCTCAGCCTTTCCCCAGCGACATGAAGAACATTCCTTTCTCTGCTGATGGTCAGACGCAGTTTATCAAGAAGGTTGCTAGCATTGTTAGCAAGGTCAAGGGTGGAGCTGGGCTGTACTACTGGGAGCCTGCTTGGATGAATAACCAGGCTCTTGGCTCTTCGTGCCCCTCCAACACTTTGTTTTCGTGGCCTGGAAAAGCTCTGTCAAGCCTTTCTGTCTTTAAAAGCATCTAG
- a CDS encoding probable acetylxylan esterase, giving the protein MQLTSIISFWALALFSLVLAAEPVPRGQLTQVNSYGNNPTGTKMSLYVPKNLKSNPAVVVALHYCGGTSQAYYQGTKWASNAEKYGFIVIYPQTPYSGGCWDVSSKMTLTHEGGGCSTSIANMAKYVLKQYNGDAKKVFVTGESSGAMMTNVMLATYPDVFAAGSAYAGVPAGCFVSQANQAAAWNSTCSQGKSIYTQTQWANVVKNMYPGYNGARPKFQIYHGTADPTLNVQNYYEEIKQWTGIFGYSSNPQSSTPNTPASPYTRQVFGEKFQAFLGQGIGHGNPHFDDNDLKWFGFIVSHVQNPTEARN; this is encoded by the exons ATGCAGTTGActtccatcatcagcttctggGCGCTAgccctcttcagcctcgtccTCGCTGCTGAGCCCGTCCCGCGAGGTCAGCTCACGCAGGTCAACAGCTATGGCAACAACCCAACCGGCACCAAGATGTCCTTGTACGTCCCCAAGAACTTAAAGTCCAACCCTGCTGTCGTCGTTGCTCTTCACTACTGCGGTGGTACCTCCCAGGCTTACTACCAGGGTACTAAGTGGGCTTCCAATGCTGAGAAGTACGGATTCATTGTAATTTATCCTCAGACTCCTTATTCCGGTGGCTGCTGGGACGTCTCCTCCAAGATGACCTTGACCCACGAGGGTGGTGGTTGCAGTACCTCTATTGCCAACATGGCCAAGTATGTTCTCAAGCAGTACAACGGTGATGCCAAGAAGGTTTTCGTCACTGGTGAATCTTCCGGTGCCATGATGACC AACGTCATGCTTGCTACATACCCCGACGTCTTCGCCGCTGGAAGCGCCTATGCTGGTGTTCCCGCCGGCTGCTTCGTCAGCCAGGCCAACCAAGCCGCCGCATGGAACTCAACCTGCTCCCAAGGGAAGTCCATCTACACCCAGACCCAGTGGGCCAACGTCGTCAAGAACATGTACCCCGGCTACAACGGCGCTCGCCCCAAGTTCCAGATCTACCACGGAACCGCCGATCCTACTCTCAACGTCCAGAACTACTATGAGGAGATCAAGCAGTGGACTGGTATTTTCGGATACTCTTCCAACCCTCAGTCATCTACACCCAACACTCCTGCCAGCCCTTACACTCGCCAGGTCTTTGGTGAGAAGTTCCAG GCTTTCTTGGGCCAGGGTATTGGACACGGCAATCCTCATTTCGATGACAACGATCTCAAGTGGTTCGGCTTTATCGTAAGTCATGTCCAGAATCCCACCGAAGCCAGAAACTGA